Proteins encoded together in one Sander lucioperca isolate FBNREF2018 chromosome 17, SLUC_FBN_1.2, whole genome shotgun sequence window:
- the epdl1 gene encoding ependymin-like 1: MRALVLFVCLSVGCLAQTPRPCRSPALLTGRLSVSSPRHQLMAFAKYSYDALGERIRLREIGHYGNKTSHHDVLLLYRQRVMYKINYKNHTCCKKRLCVDFHPMGIPKNSTMLGQVVLGSSSGPGQGVLVNTWLGELHMKKEPAKYMSTVTEFGCVPVSTVFHSNSTGWVVTSFFNNVIGLADPQELIPPPICKGAQQEEEDDEEPESFFSLL, translated from the exons ATGAGAGCCCTGGTCCTGTTTGTGTGCCTGTCAGTGGGCTGCCTGGCTCAAACACCACGACCATGCA gATCCCCAGCACTGCTGACAGGACGCCTCTCTGTG TCCTCCCCACGTCATCAGCTGATGGCCTTTGCCAAGTACAGCTATGACGCACTGGGAGAGCGCATCCGCCTCAGAGAGATTGGACATTATGGCAATAAGACCTCCCACCACGATGTACTTTTACTCTACAGACAG CGTGTCATGTATAAGATCAACTACAAGAACCACACATGTTGCAAGAAGAGACTGTGTGTAGACTTCCACCCGATGGGGATCCCAAAGAACTCGACCATGCTGGGACAGGTGGTGTTAGGCAGCTCCTCTGGGCCGGGGCAAGGAGTTCTGGTCAACACCTGGTTGGGAGAGCTACACATGAAGAAGGAACCAG CAAAGTACATGAGCACTGTCACAGAGTTTGGATGTGTCCCTGTCAGCACTGTGTTTCACAGCAACAGCACCGGATGGGTGGTGACCAG CTTCTTCAACAACGTCATTGGCCTAGCGGACCCTCAAGAGCTCATCCCTCCACCCATATGTAAGGGCGCccagcaggaggaagaggacgacGAGGAACCAGAGAGCTTCTTCAGCTTGTTGTAG
- the LOC116042276 gene encoding ependymin-2-like produces the protein MRSVESKSMRFLVLLPCFLAGCLTQKPHPCSSPPLLSGALTITTQNEKLWTYATYLYDAIGQRVRIMELGTYENKSFTYDALLLYKEATMYEINDVDRTCKKKPLKADFQPMAIPKDASLLSQAVLGSSSGPGQGLLVNCWVGELPDKSGKYMTTVTEFGCIPVSTDYQTKEYGWLVTSFFNNIIGIEDPGKLNPPDFCQDAGLNADSEEEPVDFFSVFLKQH, from the exons ATGCGGAGCGTGGAATCCAAAAGTATGAGATTCTTAGTATTGTTACCGTGCTTCCTAGCAGGCTGCCTGACTCAGAAGCCTCACCCATGCT CAAGTCCTCCTCTCCTGAGCGGAGCCCTCACTATA ACCACACAGAATGAAAAGCTGTGGACTTATGCCACATACCTGTATGATGCGATTGGACAACGGGTCCGGATCATGGAGCTGGGCACTTATGAGAATAAGTCATTCACCTATGACGCTCTTCTGCTCTACAAAGAG GCTACCATGTATGAGATCAACGACGTTGACCGTACATGCAAGAAAAAGCCTCTGAAAGCAGACTTCCAGCCTATGGCAATCCCAAAAGATGCCTCACTGCTAAGCCAGGCTGTTCTGGGCAGCTCGTCTGGACCTGGACAAGGACTCCTGGTCAACTGTTGGGTTGGAGAGCTGCCAGACAAATCAG GAAAGTACATGACCACAGTCACTGAATTCGGTTGCATCCCTGTGAGCACTGATTACCAGACAAAGGAGTATGGATGGTTGGTGACAAG CTTCTTCAACAACATCATTGGGATAGAGGACCCCGGGAAGCTCAACCCTCCAGACTTCTGCCAGGATGCAGGGCTGAATGCTGACAGCGAAGAAGAGCCTGTAGACTTCTTCAGCGTGTTCCTCAAACAGCATTGA
- the alpk1 gene encoding alpha-protein kinase 1, which translates to MDSQEVGGLLDECLGAVAAAQQSTQPTEAERHNLWSCTDSLCAELASLLQEAMEMKWPFVPEKWQYKESLNAKDKTNLSDLISKHLSPLLAVLKASIAAQEARTALAVVFLVDRFLYWTDESRRLLKITKLLHRRHPDTPVAPQLVIRQARVYVNSGKLQKAEYILSSLINNSGATGCWVYRSESDRALVQAVSVQVRGMILQKLGLWLEAAQLIWASLVGYYTLPQPDKKGIGTSLGILANILVSMNDEDFHAFRTNPDIDLSLLGDRSHRLLSAAQAAKMAVVYSQYTSLYVLTNVATQGTCLLSYSFSVACPASERQSFLLQAREAFAIGLLTKAEGELVTSQQELHTFLKAAYSLTVAHKWLGTPQEVVAQATQACQKALANFYDYCNADTQDKDGLCAEIMHLVGQVKLLLRVEPFLNSDKGSFIPDSYGNIKDTLVNFTLEGFAKVMKRFQKYHASLCETTNTRCKGTKDDIDEARLCITALGTTIGTLYTECSTKACKVAPKGEEPQQRGSSSPAVHPPQRSDLCTTLGSTDNLGSSWQNFSLSSSGSPRPSSSGFTGSSGVEREAKARNQSCLTTEVDDDRSDSVLQSADGNKKRGLHGCNSGVGSQTVLSSAIPASSSSNGSADLEKFEVIQAGIETLDTDEDWMTDVGVAPKPSAVEGAAQSLSQLALRTSSSSLGGSFSSQSSWEKLSADLNSPTNRKPQPSSLSKAGSVRSSKSVESDGSFFLLETLDSESSDSAHDPTHKTHTPGWEFRPLESLNIDPNIDSEVDSISVKPATLATPHPNLPEQCASTETSTESSFEMLEEHQGGPQHSGVTSSEKVNVPQIKNPLCYSCLKHSAVTSVVPESQYMLSQQDFQALLAGVCHECLLKRLHSDKTQFKLKSHRTAYSALHLKFSKATGLWTARETCAYIGEPMGMQGKQRAAIWVQFLHQEERLSSYVGKDYLKPKEIQFHLKDVERQMTAQYYVTEFNKSLYDKEVMAQIFFIPSEALLILNGNEIAGCVTVEPYMLGDFVKLTNNTGKKDKSFQATEYGLAFGHFTYLLSECQEVVVDLQGWVTANGKGLTYLTDPQIHSTKTPKGPSNFAARGLRYFLEEQHGPECNGICQLLTLPPVVTQPHVQPQKL; encoded by the exons ATGGACAGCCAGGAGGTGGGGGGTTTACTGGACGAGTGCCTCGGAGCAGTGGCAGCAGCTCAGCAGTCCACCCAGCCCACGGAGGCAGAGAGGCACAACCTCTGGAGCTGCACAG ACTCGTTGTGTGCAGAACTGGCCTCTCTCCTGCAGGAGGCAATGGAAATGAAGTGGCCCTTTGTGCCGGAGAAGTGGCAGTATAAAGAGTCGCTCAATGCCAAAGACAAGACCAACCTTAGTGACCTTATCAGCAAGCACCTCTCTCCGCTACTG GCTGTTCTGAAGGCTTCCATCGCGGCTCAGGAGGCACGCACGGCACTGGCGGTGGTCTTCCTGGTCGACCGCTTCCTCTACTGGACGGACGAGTCCAGGCGGCTGCTCAAGATCACCAAGCTGCTCCACAGACGCCACCCTGACACCCCCGTGGCCCCCCAGCTGGTCATACGACAGGCCAGAGTCTACGTTAACTCTG GCAAACTACAAAAGGCAGAATACATACTGAGCAGTCTGATTAACAATAGCGGGGCCACAG GTTGTTGGGTGTACCGCTCTGAGAGTGACAGGGCTCTTGTGCAGGCTGTTAGTGTTCAAGTACGTGGAATGATTTTGCAGAAGCTAG GCCTGTGGCTAGAGGCTGCACAGCTAATCTGGGCCTCTCTGGTCGGCTACTACACACTTCCTCAACCTGATAAAAAG GGCATTGGAACCTCTCTTGGCATACTGGCCAACATATTGGTGTCTATGAACGATGAGGACTTCCACGCTTTTAGGACTAATCCAGATATTGATTTG TCTTTACTTGGGGACAGGAGTCATCGTCTTCTTTCAGCAGCTCAGGCAGCTAAGATGGCGGTAGTTTACAGCCAGTACACTTCACTCTATGTGTTGACCAATGTG gCAACCCAAGGGACCTGCTTGTTATCGTACAGTTTCTCAGTGGCGTGCCCTGCCTCTGAAAGGCAGTCTTTCCTCCTGCAGGCGAGAGAGGCGTTTGCGATCGGCCTGCTCACCAAAGCAGAGGGCGAGCTGGTCACCAGCCAGCAGGAGCTTCACACCTTCCTCAAGGCTGCCTATTCTCTCACTGTCGCTCACAAATGGCTCGGCACTCCTCAGGAGGTCGTGGCGCAGGCAACTCAAGCTTGCCAAAAAGCTTTAGCGAATTTCTACGATTACTGCAATGCAGATACCCAAGACAAAGACGGCCTCTGTGCTGAAATCATGCATCTGGTCGGACAAGTCAAGCTTCTGTTGAGAGTGGAGCCTTTCCTTAATTCAGACAAGGGGTCTTTTATCCCGGACAGCTACGGAAACATCAAGGACACATTGGTCAATTTCACTCTGGAGGGTTTCGCCAAGGTGATGAAGAGATTCCAGAAGTATCACGCGTCACTGTGCGAGACAACCAACACACGCTGTAAGGGGACCAAAGACGACATAGATGAGGCGAGGTTATGTATAACTGCACTGGGGACAACCATTGGTACGCTCTACACAGAATGCAGCACCAAGGCCTGCAAAGTGGCACCCAAAGGAGAGGAGCCACAACAGAGAGGTTCAAGTTCACCTGCTGTGCACCCACCTCAAAGGTCTGACCTGTGTACCACTCTGGGAAGCACAGATAACCTTGGCTCTTCATGGCAGAACTTCTCCTTGAGTAGTTCAGGGTCTCCTAGGCCCAGCAGCAGCGGCTTCACAGGAAGTAGTGGCGTTGAACGTGAAGCAAAAGCACGTAATCAGAGCTGCCTGACCACTGAGGTTGATGATGACAGGTCAGACAGTGTGCTACAATCTGCTGATGGAAACAAGAAGCGAGGCTTACATGGTTGTAACTCTGGTGTTGGTTCCCAAACAGTCCTTAGTTCAGCAATACCTGCCTCTTCCTCATCCAATGGGAGTGCCGATTTGGAGAAATTTGAAGTGATTCAAGCTGGAATAGAGACACTGGACACTGACGAGGATTGGATGACTGATGTTGGTGTGGCGCCGAAACCGTCAGCAGTTGAGGGAGCAGCACAATCCTTATCCCAGCTAGCTCTCAGAACATCCTCCAGCTCGCTCGGTGGCAGTTTCAGTTCCCAGTCGTCGTGGGAGAAACTTTCAGCTGACCTGAACTCCCCCACAAACAGAAAACCTCAGCCAAGCAGCCTTTCAAAAGCAGGAAGCGTTCGAAGCAGCAAGTCAGTAGAGTCTGATGGGAGTTTCTTCCTCTTGGAAACGCTGGATTCTGAAAGCAGTGATTCTGCTCATGATCCCACGCACAAAACCCACACACCTGGATGGGAATTCAGACCTCTGGAGAGCCTCAACATTGACCCAAATATCGACAGTGAAGTTGACTCAATATCCGTAAAACCTGCTACTTTAGCAACCCCTCACCCAAACCTTCCTGAGCAGTGTGCTTCCACTGAAACCTCCACAGAGAGTTCATTTGAGATGCTGGAGGAGCATCAGGGTGGACCCCAACACAGTGGCGTTACTTCTTCAGAAAAAGTGAATGTCCCTCAGATAAAGAACCCCTTGTGCTACAGCTGTCTTAAACACAGCGCTGTAACTAGCGTTGTCCCCGAGAGTCAGTATATGTTGTCACAGCAGGATTTCCAAGCACTACTGGCTGGAGTTTGCCATGAATGTCTGCTGAAGAGACTTCACAGCGACAAGACACAATTCAAACTCAAGTCGCACAGAACTGCGTACA GTGCTCTTCATTTGAAGTTCTCTAAGGCCACAGGGCTGTGGACAGCCAGGGAGACGTGTGCTTACATCGGGGAGCCGATGGGGATGCAGGGCAAGCAGAGAGCGGCAATATGGGTGCAGTTTTTACACCAGGAGGAGAGGTTAAGCAG TTATGTTGGAAAAGATTACTTGAAGCCAAAGGAGATCCAGTTTCATCTGAAAGATGTGGAGAGACAGATGACAGCCCAGTACTATGTGACGGAATTCAACAAGAGTCTTTATGACAAGGAAGTCATGGCTCAGATCTTCTTCATTCCCTCGGAGGCACTACTG attctgaatggaaatgAGATTGCAGGCTGTGTAACAGTGGAGCCCTACATGCTTGGGGACTTTGTCAAACTGACCAACAACACTGGAAAGAAGGACAAGAGCTTCCAGGCTACAGAATATGGCCTTGCCTTCGGACACTTCACCTACCTGCTCTCTGAGTGCCAGGAAGTTGTTGTAGACctgcaag ggtGGGTGACAGCCAATGGCAAAGGGCTGACCTACCTCACCGACCCCCAGATTCACTCCACCAAGACCCCCAAAGGCCCCTCCAACTTTGCTGCCAGAGGCCTCAGGTACTTCCTGGAGGAGCAACACGGACCAGAGTGCAATGGCATCTGCCAACTGCTCACGCTACCTCCTGTGGTCACACAGCCACATGTTCAGCCTCAGAAACTTTGA